The Myxococcaceae bacterium JPH2 genome has a window encoding:
- a CDS encoding GTP pyrophosphokinase has protein sequence MPTLEDAISLATAAHRGQRDKAGQPYILHPLRVMFRVHSDLERTVAVLHDVVEDTPYTPEKLRELGYGEDVLSALDCLTRRKSESYEAFIERLRPHPLARRVKLADLEDNMDVRRLSAVTEKDLERLARYRAAWSRLLET, from the coding sequence ATGCCCACACTCGAAGATGCCATCTCGCTCGCCACGGCGGCGCACCGAGGCCAGCGCGACAAGGCGGGCCAGCCCTACATCCTCCACCCGCTGCGGGTGATGTTCCGCGTGCACTCGGACCTCGAGCGCACCGTCGCGGTGCTCCACGACGTTGTCGAGGACACGCCCTACACGCCCGAGAAGCTCCGCGAGCTGGGCTACGGCGAGGACGTGCTCAGCGCGCTGGACTGCCTCACGCGCCGCAAGAGCGAGAGCTACGAGGCCTTCATCGAGCGGCTGCGGCCCCACCCGCTCGCCCGTCGCGTGAAGCTCGCGGACCTGGAGGACAACATGGACGTGCGCCGGTTGAGCGCCGTCACCGAGAAGGACCTGGAGCGGCTCGCACGCTACCGCGCCGCGTGGTCGCGGCTGCTGGAGACCTGA